The stretch of DNA CCCATTCGAGGCCGGCCGCGCGAAACACCTGGTCGAGCCCTTCCGCTTCGGCCTGGCGCCGCACCGGGCCGGAGCCCGGCACGACGAGGCCGGGCACCCGCGCCGTCTGGCCGCGCAGCACGCCGGCCGCGGCGCGCAGGTCCTCGATGCGGGAATTGGTGCAGGAGCCGATGAACACCCGGTCGATCGCGACCGATTCGAGCGGCGTGCCGGGGGTGAGGCCCATATAGTCGAGCATCGTCCGCATCTGCCCGGCCTTGGTCGGATCGGCTTCCGCGCCCGGATCCGGCACCGCGGCGGTGACGGGAAGCGCGGTCTCGGGGCTGGTACCCCAGGTGACGGTCGGGGCGATGGTGCTCGCATCCAGCGTCACCTCGCGGTCGAACCGGGCACCGTCGTCGCTCGGCAGGTCTCGCCAGGCCGCGACCGCCCGGTCGAACAGGGCGCCCTTCGGCGCGTAGGTCCGGCCTTCGAGAAAGGCGAAGGTGGTGTCGTCGGGGGCGATCATCCCGGCTCGGGCGCCGGCCTCGATCGACATGTTGCAGATGGTGAGCCGCCCCTCCATCGACAGGCCACGGATCGCGCTGCCGGCATATTCGAGCACGTGCCCGACGGCGCCGCCGGCTCCGATCACCGCGATGATCGCCAGGATCACGTCCTTGGCGGTGACGTGGGGCCGAGCACGCCGTCGATGCCGACCCGCAGGGTCTTGGGCCGGCGCTGCCAGAGCGCTTGCGTCGCCAGAACGTGCGCCACCTCCGTCGCGCCGATGCCGAAGCCGAGCGCCCCGAAGGCGCCGTGGGTCGAGGTGTGGGAATCGCCGCAGACGACCGTGAGGCCCGGCAGCGTCAGGCCCTGCTCCGGCGCGAGAACGTGGACGATCCCTTGCGCCCGGTCGTCGAGGCCGAAATGCCGGATGTTGTGCTTGCCCGCATTGGCGGCGAGCGTCGAGACCATGTTGGCGATCTCGGGGTCCGGGATCGGCCCCTGGCGGTCGCGGGACGGGACGTAGTGGTCGGCGACCGCGAAGGTCAGCTCCGGCCGCCGGATCGGCCGGCCGGCATGGTCGAGCATGCCGAAGGCGTGGAACGAACCCTCATGGAGCAGGTGCCGGTCGATGGCGAGGAGCGCCTGCCCGTCGGGGCGGGTCGCCATGACGTGGGCGTCCCAGACCTTGTCGAGGAGGGTGCGGGGTTGCGGGGTCATCGGGCGTCCTCCGCCGTGTTGTTGTTGTCGAGAATGACGAAGCCCTCGCCGCTTTCCCGGATGACCACAGCGAAGTGGACGAAGTTCCGAAGAAGGGAGGGGGTGTGACAGGGCATGATCAAGAGCCTGTTCGACGCGTTCGACCGTGCTTTGATCCTCCATCGTCATCCTGGGGCTCGCCGCAGGCGAGAACCCGGGATCCATAACCGCCGACGGGGCAGGATGAAGCGGGACACCGACAGTCTCGTCCGGCACCGTCGGCGGCTATGGATCCCGGGTTCCGCTTCGCGGCCCCAGGATGACGCGGTGGGTAGAACAGTCGTTGCGATTCATCGCACAGGTCCGGGAGATGGTGAGGCGCTGTGATCTAACAAACCCCCATCGCCCCCGCCGCTTGGCCCGCGATGCGCCCGAGCGCCACGGCGGCCAAGAGCCCGTTGCCCGAGAGATACCCCCCGGGCCCCGTCCCCGAAACGCCACAGGCGGCGCCCCCCGCCGCGAACAGGTTCGGGATCGGCGCGCCGTCTTGCGTCAGCACCCGCGCGTCGTGATCGACCACGAGGCCGCCTTGCGTATGGAACAGCGCCCCGGTCACCCGGACCGCCCGGTAGGGAGCGGTCAGCGCCGGCACGCCCGCGAAGGAGCGCCCGAACCCGTCCCGTCCCCCCTCGCGCTTCAGCGCCTCGACCTCGGCGAGCGTGGCCTCCAGCGCCGCCTCCGGCAGGTGCAGCCGCGCCGCGAGCTCGGCGATCGTGTCCGCCGCGACGATCGCCCCGGCGGCCTCGGCCCGGCGGAAATCCTCGAACTGGCGGGCGATCGCCGCGATGCGTTCGTCGAACACCGTGACGGCGAGGCCGTCGGGCTGGCGCAGCACTTCCGCCGCCTGCTCGGAATAGCCCTTGCTCTCGTTCGAGAACCGGCGCCCCTCCAGGTTCACCTGGAACCCGCCCTCGGTGACCGTGGCCCAGGTGATCAGGATGCCATGCGGATGCGCCACCGAGCCGTGGCCCTGGTGGCCCGAGAGGTGGCGGGTCGCCGCCCCCAGGGCCTCGCCCCAGAGCAGTGCGTCGCCCTGGTTGCCCTCGTGGCCGAAATAGAGGGCGCCGGCGAGGTCCGGCACGTGCTGCGCCACCAGGGCCTTGTTGCCGCCATAGCCGTTGCAGGCGAGCACCAGGGCTCCACAGGCGACGCGCTCGCGCGAGCCGTCGGGGCGCATGAGGCTGAAGCCCCGGATCGCGTCGCCCTCCCGGTACAGCGTCTCGACGACGGCCTCGCACAGGATCGGGATACCCGTTTCCTCGACGGCGCGTGCGAGCCGATCGACCAGTTCCTCCCCCGACCGGCTCGGCAGGCCGTGCATGCGGTTCGCCGAATGGCCCGGATAGCGGAAGTCGGTGATGACCGAGAAGGGCAGGCCGTGGCTGTCCGCGAGCCATTCGAGCGCCGGGCCGACGCTGCCGGCGAGGCGCGCGACGAGGGCCGGATCGGGCTCGTCCTTGGCCTTCGCCATGATGTCGGCGGCAAACAAGGTCGGGCTGTCCTCCAGGCCGGCCTCGCGCTGCCAGCGGGTGCCGGGGGCCGGGATCAGCCCGGCCGAGAGGGCGGTGGAGCCGCGGGGCACGGGATCGCGCTCGATCACCAGCACCTCGGCCCCGGCCTCGTGCGCGGCCAGCGCCGCCACCAGCCCGGCGGCACCGGCCCCGATCACCGCGACCGGGACCTCGATGTCGAAGGCGACTCCCTTGGCGGATTCGACCCTCATGCGGGCAGCTCCGCCGAAATCTCTGCCAGGATCTCCGCGACCGCGGCAACGCGGCAGACGGGTTTCAGCGCGTCGATCGCGGTCCGGTGCACGGCGGGCGAGAAGGCCGCGCAGGCATCCGACAGCACGGTCACCGAGAAATCGCGGACATGGGCGTCGCGCACCGTCGAGGCGACGCCGCCATTGGTGACGATGCCCGAGACCAGCAGCCGCTCGATCCCCGCCTTGCGCAGGACCCATTCGAGCCGGGTCATGTAGAAGGCCGAGTAGGCGACCTTCTCGACCGTGAGGTCCGCCGGCTGGAGTTCGTCCACCAGCGCGTGGCCCCAGTCGCCGGGCAAGAAGTCGCCCCGCTTCAGGAACGGCCGCAATTCGCGCAGGTGGGGCGAGATCATCGGCTCGCCGCCCTTGCCCGGCACCAGGGTGAAGTGGGTCGAGACGATGAACCCGCCGCGCGCCCGGATCAGCTCGGCGAGCGGCCGAACGGTGGCCGGCACCGCGGCGATCTCGGGCGCGGACTGCCCGGCCCGGCCATAGGCGCCGTCCGGGTGCAGGAAGTCGTTCTGGAGATCGCAGATCAGCAGCGCCGTGCGCTCCATCGGGATCGGGGCATGGCTCATGCGAACTTGGCTCATGCGGGGGCTCCCGTGCGGGTGACGACCACGTTGCCGAGCCGGTCGACCCGGGCCGTCAGGTCGGGATCGACCACGGTGGTGGCGTCGGGCTGCTCCAGGATCGCCGGGCCGGGGATCTCGGCGCCGACCGGCAGCGCGAGCCGGGCGTAGACCGCCGCCTCGTGCCAGGCGCCGGCAAACCAGACCGGCCGGCTGCCGGTGCGGGCGGTCTCCAGGGAGGCGTCCGCCCCCGGCGCGAGGGCGGCGAGGTCGAAATGCGGCCGCCGGCCGATCGCGGCGGTGCGCAGGTTGACGATCCGGGTGCCCAACCCCGGCAGCAGGCGGCTGAACGAGGTGCGGTAGGCCGCCTCGAACGCCTGCTGGATGATCGCCGGGGTGATGCCGGTGGTGCCGTCCTTCACCGTCACCGGCAGCGCCACCGCGACGGTATGGGTCTGGCCGACATAGTGCATGTCGAGCTCGAACACCGTGTCGATCCGCGAGACGGTGAGGCCGGCGGCCTCGACGACCTCGCGGGCAGCGTCGGCTTCCGCCACCATCCGCCGGTCGAGGGCGGCGGCGTCGAGGTTCGACAGCGACAGGTTGAGGGTCTGGACATGGTCGTGGCGGATATCGGCGATGACGCAGCCGAGCGCCGAGGTGACGCCCGGATAGCGCGGCACGAGCGCGCCGCGCAGGCCCACATCCTTGATCAGCGCGCCGACATGGAGCGCACCGCCGCCGCCGAACGGCACCGCTGCGAACTTCTGCGGATCGTGGCCGCGCTCGATCGAGACGAGGCGGATCGCGCCGGCCATCTTGCCGTCGGCGACGCGCACGATGGCTTCGGCCGCCGCCATCACGTCGAGGCCGAGCGGGGCTGCGACATGCTCGTGGATCGCGGCCTTGGCCGCCTCGACGTCGAGGCGCTTCAGCGCCCCGCCGATCGGCCGCTCGGCGTTGATGCGGCCGAGCACCACGTTGGCGTCGGTGAGCGTCGGGCGGGTGTTGCCCTGGCCGTAGCAGACCGGGCCGGGCCGCGAGCCGGCGCTCTCCGGCCCGACCTGGAGCAGGCCGCCGGCATCGACATGGGCGATCGAGCCGCCGCCGGCGCCGATCGTGCTGATCTCGATCATCGGCGTGCGGATGACGAGGCCGAAATCGATCGTCGTCTGGGCGGCCAAGGCCGTCTCGCCCTCGACCACCAGCGACACGTCGAAGGAGGTGCCGCCGAGATCGCCCGTGATCACGTTCGGGAAACCGGCCTCCTTGGCGATGGCGGCGGCCGCGATGACGCCGGCCGCCGGACCCGACAGGGCGGTGCGGACGGGAAGCCGCCGGGCGGTGGCGGTCGACATCACGCCGCCGTTGGACTGGACGATGTGGAAGCGGCCCTCGAACCCCTCGGATTCCAGCGCCCGGTCGAGCTTGCCGAGATAGCTGCCGACCACCGGCTGGAGATAGGCGTTGAGCACGGTCGTCGAGGTGCGCTCGAACTCGCGGATCTCCGGCAGGATGCCGGACGAGCGCTCGACATTGGCGTTCGGCCACACGGCGGCGGCCGCTTCCATGGCCGCCCGCTCGTTCTCCGGGTTGGCGTAGGCGTTGACGAAGCAGATCGCCAGGGCCTCGGCGCCGTTGGCGAGAAGGGCGCGGGCGGCCTCCGCCACCTGGTCCGGGTTCACCGCCTCACGGATCGTGCCGTCGGCGAGCGTCCGCTCGTCGACTTCCAGCCTGAGATCGCGGTCGACCACGGGGACGAAGTCGCCCCACAGGCCCCAGGTATGGCGCCGGTCGCGGCGGCGCATCTCCAGCACGTCGCGAAAGCCGCGGGTGGTGATGAGGCCGATTCGGGCGCCCTTGCGCTCCAGCAGCGCGTTGGTGCCCACCGTCGTCCCGTGGACGATCGAGGCGAGGCCGGCGACCGGGCCGAACCCTTTCAGGCCGGCGAGGAAGCCCACCGCCTCGTCGCCGCGGTTCGACGGGACCTTGCCGGTCTGGAAGCGGCCGGCGGCCTCGTCGTAATAGAACAGGTCGGTGAAGGTGCCGCCGACATCGACGCCGACGATGGCGCGGGGGGTCATTGGTCGTCTCCGGTCGTCAGGGCGTAGTCGCGGGCGGCCGCCTCTCTGGTCACGTAGCCGAGGCGCAGGTCGCGCTTCAGGGCGTCGCGGTTCCGCTCGGCCGGGTGGCCGAAGCCGCCGCCGCCGGGGGTCTCGAGCCGCACCCGCTCGCCGGCCCTGATGCGGACATCCGTGACCTTCGAGACCATCGGCGGGCTCGCCCAGCCGTCTGGCGTCTGCCAGCCGAAGCGGTTGAGCGCCGCGGAATGCCCGCCCTTGACGCCGAACGGCGCCACCTTGCCGCGCTCGCCGAGGAGGAACACGTCGGCATCGGTCAGGGTCTCGATCTCGTAGACCGCGCCCAAGCCGCCGCGATGGGCGCCGGCCCCGGCGCTGTCCGGCCGCAGACCCCATCGGGTGAATACCACCGGATAGGCCGCCTCCAGGATCTCGACCGGGGGGATCGTCGCGGTCGAGATCGGGTTGTTGGCGTGGCTGAGACCGTCGCTCTCGGGATTGCCGCCGAGGCCCCCGCCGAAGAACGAGAACATCACCCAGCGCGAGCCGTCGGCCCGGTGGCCGGCGAGCGAGAGCGCGTTGATGGTGCCGAAGGGCGCGGCGGTCGCGCGCTCCGGATCGGCCTCGGCGAGCGCACCCAGCACCACGCCGATCAGCCGCAGGATCGTCTCGGTGTAGCCCGCCATCGGCTTCGGTGCGCCGGCACCCAGCAGGGTCGTCTCCGGCACCGTGAAGGTGATCGGCCGCAGGCAGCCGGCATTGGCCGGGACCTCGGTGAAGACGTGCTTGAGGGCGACGTAGCAGGCCGCCACCGTGGTGGCGTGCGAGATGTTGATCGGCCCCTGCGCCGGGGCCGAGGAGCGCGAGAAGTCGAGCGTCATCGCGTCGCCCGCGATGGTCAGGTCGAGGGCGATGGTCAGGGGCTCGTCGGTGATGCCGTCGTTGTCGAGCACGTCCGAGAAGCCGTAGCGGCCGTCCGGCAGCGCCCGGATCGCGGCGCGCATCAGGGCCTCGGCCCGGTCGGAGAAGGCCGCGAAGGCGGCATCGACCGTGGCGTCGCCGTACTCGTCGAGGAGCGCGGTGAAGCGGCGCTCGCCGAGATCGAGGGCGTTGAGCTGGCCGTTGAGGTCGCCCCAGTTCGAGGTCGGGACGCGGGTATTGGCGGCCAGGATGTCGACGATGTCCTGGTTCAGGCGCCCGGCCGAGAACAGCTTCACCGGCGGGAAGCGCACGCCCTCCTGGAAGCTCTCGGTCGCCTTCGGGTTGTAGCCGCCCGGCACGTTGCCGCCGATGTCGAGCCAGTGGCCGACCGAGGCGAGCCAGCAGAACAATGTGCCGTCCCGGAAGACCGGGCGGACGAGGCGGAAGTCGTTGAGGTGGGTGCCGCCGCTATAGGGATCGTTGAACAGGAAGGTGTCGCCGGGCTGCAAGCCCCCCTCGCGCTCGACCTTGGCGATGACCGCCTTCACCGCGAAGGCCATGGCGCCGACGAAGATCGGCAGGCCCTTGGTGCCCTGGACCAGGGTGTCGCCGGTGGTGGCGTGGTAGAGGCCGTGGCAGGCGTCGCGGGCCTCGGCGATGATCGGGTTGAAGGCCGAGCGGTAGAGCGTCGCGTCCATCTCGTCGGCGATCTGCTCGAGGCGGCCCTTCAGCACCGCCAGGGTGACGGGATCGATCGAGGTCATTGTCCCGCTCCCTCGTAAGCGCGGCCGCGGGCCAGCATCTCGGGCGTGCCGATCAAGGCGTTCAGCTCGCCGAAATCGAACATCCGGTCGGCGAACGGCGTGTTGGTGCCGGCCTTGGCGAGCGAGCCGTAATAGGCCTGGGCGGTGCGGGCGAGCGCCCGGACGATGCCGCCGGGGAAGATCACCAGGCGAAAGCCCAAAGCCCCGAGATCGGCGGCCGAGGCCAGCGGCGTGTCGCCGCCCTCGACCATGTTGGCCAGAAGCGGCCGGCTGTGCCCGAGCGCCTTCGTGACCTCCGCCAACTGGTTGGCCGAGCGCGGCGCCTCGACGAACAGAACGTCGGCTCCGGCCTCGGCATAGGCCCGGGCCCGCTCGATGGCGCGCTCGAAGCCCTCGACCGCCACCGCATCGGTGCGGGCGACGATCAGGGTCTCGGCGCTCACGCGGGCGTCGAGCGCCGCCTTGATCTTGCCGACCATGTCGCCCTGGCCGATCAGCGTCTTGTCCTGGAGGTGGCCGCAGCGCTTGGGGTAGCTCTGGTCCTCGAGCTGGATCGCGCTGGCGCCGGCGCGCTCGAACAGCCGCACGGTGCGCTCGACGTTGAGCGCGTTGCCGTAGCCGTTGTCGGCATCGACCACGAGGGGCGTCGCCACCCGGTCGCGCACCAGGGTGATGGTCTCGGCGACCTCGGTCATCGAGACGAGGCCGATATCGGGCCGGCCCAGCCGCGTATAGGCGATGGCCGCGCCCGAGAGGTACAGGGCCTCGAAGCCCGCATCCGTGGCGAGCGAGGCCGTGAGGGCGTCGTAGACGCCCGGAGCGACGAGGACGCGGTCCTCGGCGAGGCGGGACTTCAGGGACATGAGGTTAAGTCTTCCCGGTACTGTCTTGTTGCCAGCAGGCTCTCTCTTGTTGTCGAGGCGCCCGATCGATGAATGATCTCCGCGTCATCCCGGGGCCGCGTAGCGGAGCCCGGGATCCAGAACCGCGGATCTTGCAGAATGAAGCGGAGACGATCCGCTCTCCTCGCGACTACCTGTGGTTCTGGATTCCGGGCTCCGCTGCGCGGCCCCGGAATGACGTGGTGGGTGTGATGTCGGTGGTTACTGTCGGGAAGTGAGGCGGGAGGCTCACGCCACCAACGCCAGCAGCTTCCCGACCCCCTCCGCCGTCTCGATCCCGGCGACCGCGCGGATGACGTCCTCGCATCGCTCCGCCCCCCAGACCGGCCCGGCGAGCGCCCGGAACTTCTCCCGGACATCGTCGGCCGAATACGGATCCTCGGTGTCGCCGCGGTTGGTGAGCGCCTTGGCCGAGAGCTTGCGGCCGTCGGCCAGCGTCAGCGTGACCTTGGCCGGACGCAAGGACGGCAGCTGCGCCGTCATGGTCGGGTCCTCCTGCACCATCACCCGGCGGGCCAGCGACAGGATGCGGCGGTCGGCGCGCGCCTCGTCCCGGAAGGCGTCGGTATCGGCCTCGCCCCGCACGATGGCTGCCGCGAGGGCGAAGGGCAGGGAGAACTTCGCCGCCAGCATCGTCTCGGGCGCCGGATGGTCGAGCTGCGCCGCCCAGACATAGGTCGCGACCTCGACCGAGCGCACGGAATCCGGGTCGATCGGGCCGGCCTCGGCGCGGATCTGCGCCAGGGCGTCGAGGGCGCCGTGGGTGTAGCGGCAGGCGGCGTGACGCTTGAAGTAGTTGCGGGCGATCTCCCAGCGGGTCCCCAGATCCTCCACCATCGCGGCGGCGGAGAAGTCGTCGGCGAGGATGCCGCCATAGACCGTCCCGATGCCGTCGCGCTCGGGGAGAAAGCCGCTCTCGGCGAGGTCCCAGGCGGTGAGCCCGAGCTGGTTGGAGAGGCCGGCATAGGTGTTGCGCACCGTCGCCCCCTCCAGCATCGTGCGCCGGCTGGTGCTCAACCCCAGCGACGAGGCGAGGCCGATCGCCCGGCCGATCATCGCGGCATCGGCACGATGGAGCTTGGCGACGGCGAGCGCCGCCCCGACCGTGCCCCAGGTGCCGTGCGGGTGCATCGTCACGCGTAGTTTCGAGGCGATGCCGATCCGCGCGCCGATCTCGTAGCCGAGGACCAGCGCGGCGATCAGGTCGGCACCGGAGGATTGCGTCTCCTGCGCGGCGGCGAGGGCCGCGGGCACGACGTGGATGCCGGGATGGCCGCGGGCGTACTGGTTGCCCTCGTCGAGTTCCAGCGTCGTACCGGCGGCACCGTTGACCAGGGCCGCGTCGCGCGGATCGAGGGACAGGCCGCTGCCGATCGCCGGAGCGGGACCTGGGCGGCGGGCGGCGAGGCGCTTGGCGAGCGCCCGGCATTCCGGCTCGCGCATCCCGGCGGCGATGACGCCGAGCGAGTCGAGGAGGACCAGGCGGGCGCGGTCGAGCGCCGGCTCCGGAATATCGGCGGGGACGAGACCGGCCGCGAAACTCGTCCATTGCCCGAGCCAGGCGGGGGCGGGCTCGGCGAGCAGCGTGGTCGCCGGGGCGATGCCGGGGGTGACGATGCCCATCCTACAGCCCCAGATAGGTGCGGCGCAGGGCCGGGTCGGCGGCGAGCGTCGCGGCGTCGCCCGAGAGCGCGACGGTGCCGTTCTCCAGGATGTAGGCGCGGGTCGCGAGATCGAGCGACTGCACCACGTTCTGCTCCACCAGCATGATCGGCAGTCCTTCCTGGTTGAGGGTACGGACGAGCGTGAACATCTCCTCGACGAGGAGCGGCGAGAGCCCGAGGGAGGGCTCGTCGAGGATGAGGAGCCGCGGCTCGGCCATCAGGCCGCGGCCGATGGCGAGCATCTGCTGCTCTCCCCCTGAGAGGGTGCCGGCGGCCTGGGCCGCCCGCTCGCGCAGGCGCGGGAAGGTGGCGAAGACCCGCTCGATGTTCTCCCCCCGCCGCGCCCGGCCGCGGCGATAGCTGCCGAGCACCAGGTTCTCGCGCACGCTGAGGTTCGGGAAGATCTTGCGGCCTTCCGGGACGTGGATCAGCCCGGCCTCGACGATGGCAGAGGCCGAGGCCCGGGTGATGGCCCGGCCGTCGAAGCGGATGTTTCCGGCCCGCGCCGAGACCACCCCGGACAGGACCTTGTTCAGCGTCGTCTTGCCGACGCCGTTGGCGCCGAGCACCGCGACGATCTCGCCGGGCTTCACCGTGAGGTCGAGGCCGCGCAGGACCTCGGTGGCGCCGTAGCCGGCGCGAAGGCCTTCGATCTTAAGCATCGACCGCCTCGCCCTTGACGGAATCTTCGGCCTTCATCCGGGCGGCCGCGCCCTTGCCGAGATAGGCCTCGATCACCTGCGGGTCGGCGCAGACCTGCCGCGGCGGGCCGGACGCGATCATCCGGCCCTGCGCGA from Methylobacterium aquaticum encodes:
- a CDS encoding FAD-dependent oxidoreductase, which codes for MRVESAKGVAFDIEVPVAVIGAGAAGLVAALAAHEAGAEVLVIERDPVPRGSTALSAGLIPAPGTRWQREAGLEDSPTLFAADIMAKAKDEPDPALVARLAGSVGPALEWLADSHGLPFSVITDFRYPGHSANRMHGLPSRSGEELVDRLARAVEETGIPILCEAVVETLYREGDAIRGFSLMRPDGSRERVACGALVLACNGYGGNKALVAQHVPDLAGALYFGHEGNQGDALLWGEALGAATRHLSGHQGHGSVAHPHGILITWATVTEGGFQVNLEGRRFSNESKGYSEQAAEVLRQPDGLAVTVFDERIAAIARQFEDFRRAEAAGAIVAADTIAELAARLHLPEAALEATLAEVEALKREGGRDGFGRSFAGVPALTAPYRAVRVTGALFHTQGGLVVDHDARVLTQDGAPIPNLFAAGGAACGVSGTGPGGYLSGNGLLAAVALGRIAGQAAGAMGVC
- a CDS encoding cysteine hydrolase family protein gives rise to the protein MSHAPIPMERTALLICDLQNDFLHPDGAYGRAGQSAPEIAAVPATVRPLAELIRARGGFIVSTHFTLVPGKGGEPMISPHLRELRPFLKRGDFLPGDWGHALVDELQPADLTVEKVAYSAFYMTRLEWVLRKAGIERLLVSGIVTNGGVASTVRDAHVRDFSVTVLSDACAAFSPAVHRTAIDALKPVCRVAAVAEILAEISAELPA
- a CDS encoding hydantoinase/oxoprolinase family protein — encoded protein: MTPRAIVGVDVGGTFTDLFYYDEAAGRFQTGKVPSNRGDEAVGFLAGLKGFGPVAGLASIVHGTTVGTNALLERKGARIGLITTRGFRDVLEMRRRDRRHTWGLWGDFVPVVDRDLRLEVDERTLADGTIREAVNPDQVAEAARALLANGAEALAICFVNAYANPENERAAMEAAAAVWPNANVERSSGILPEIREFERTSTTVLNAYLQPVVGSYLGKLDRALESEGFEGRFHIVQSNGGVMSTATARRLPVRTALSGPAAGVIAAAAIAKEAGFPNVITGDLGGTSFDVSLVVEGETALAAQTTIDFGLVIRTPMIEISTIGAGGGSIAHVDAGGLLQVGPESAGSRPGPVCYGQGNTRPTLTDANVVLGRINAERPIGGALKRLDVEAAKAAIHEHVAAPLGLDVMAAAEAIVRVADGKMAGAIRLVSIERGHDPQKFAAVPFGGGGALHVGALIKDVGLRGALVPRYPGVTSALGCVIADIRHDHVQTLNLSLSNLDAAALDRRMVAEADAAREVVEAAGLTVSRIDTVFELDMHYVGQTHTVAVALPVTVKDGTTGITPAIIQQAFEAAYRTSFSRLLPGLGTRIVNLRTAAIGRRPHFDLAALAPGADASLETARTGSRPVWFAGAWHEAAVYARLALPVGAEIPGPAILEQPDATTVVDPDLTARVDRLGNVVVTRTGAPA
- a CDS encoding hydantoinase B/oxoprolinase family protein, whose amino-acid sequence is MTSIDPVTLAVLKGRLEQIADEMDATLYRSAFNPIIAEARDACHGLYHATTGDTLVQGTKGLPIFVGAMAFAVKAVIAKVEREGGLQPGDTFLFNDPYSGGTHLNDFRLVRPVFRDGTLFCWLASVGHWLDIGGNVPGGYNPKATESFQEGVRFPPVKLFSAGRLNQDIVDILAANTRVPTSNWGDLNGQLNALDLGERRFTALLDEYGDATVDAAFAAFSDRAEALMRAAIRALPDGRYGFSDVLDNDGITDEPLTIALDLTIAGDAMTLDFSRSSAPAQGPINISHATTVAACYVALKHVFTEVPANAGCLRPITFTVPETTLLGAGAPKPMAGYTETILRLIGVVLGALAEADPERATAAPFGTINALSLAGHRADGSRWVMFSFFGGGLGGNPESDGLSHANNPISTATIPPVEILEAAYPVVFTRWGLRPDSAGAGAHRGGLGAVYEIETLTDADVFLLGERGKVAPFGVKGGHSAALNRFGWQTPDGWASPPMVSKVTDVRIRAGERVRLETPGGGGFGHPAERNRDALKRDLRLGYVTREAAARDYALTTGDDQ
- a CDS encoding isocitrate lyase/PEP mutase family protein; translation: MSLKSRLAEDRVLVAPGVYDALTASLATDAGFEALYLSGAAIAYTRLGRPDIGLVSMTEVAETITLVRDRVATPLVVDADNGYGNALNVERTVRLFERAGASAIQLEDQSYPKRCGHLQDKTLIGQGDMVGKIKAALDARVSAETLIVARTDAVAVEGFERAIERARAYAEAGADVLFVEAPRSANQLAEVTKALGHSRPLLANMVEGGDTPLASAADLGALGFRLVIFPGGIVRALARTAQAYYGSLAKAGTNTPFADRMFDFGELNALIGTPEMLARGRAYEGAGQ
- a CDS encoding MmgE/PrpD family protein translates to MGIVTPGIAPATTLLAEPAPAWLGQWTSFAAGLVPADIPEPALDRARLVLLDSLGVIAAGMREPECRALAKRLAARRPGPAPAIGSGLSLDPRDAALVNGAAGTTLELDEGNQYARGHPGIHVVPAALAAAQETQSSGADLIAALVLGYEIGARIGIASKLRVTMHPHGTWGTVGAALAVAKLHRADAAMIGRAIGLASSLGLSTSRRTMLEGATVRNTYAGLSNQLGLTAWDLAESGFLPERDGIGTVYGGILADDFSAAAMVEDLGTRWEIARNYFKRHAACRYTHGALDALAQIRAEAGPIDPDSVRSVEVATYVWAAQLDHPAPETMLAAKFSLPFALAAAIVRGEADTDAFRDEARADRRILSLARRVMVQEDPTMTAQLPSLRPAKVTLTLADGRKLSAKALTNRGDTEDPYSADDVREKFRALAGPVWGAERCEDVIRAVAGIETAEGVGKLLALVA
- a CDS encoding ABC transporter ATP-binding protein, which gives rise to MLKIEGLRAGYGATEVLRGLDLTVKPGEIVAVLGANGVGKTTLNKVLSGVVSARAGNIRFDGRAITRASASAIVEAGLIHVPEGRKIFPNLSVRENLVLGSYRRGRARRGENIERVFATFPRLRERAAQAAGTLSGGEQQMLAIGRGLMAEPRLLILDEPSLGLSPLLVEEMFTLVRTLNQEGLPIMLVEQNVVQSLDLATRAYILENGTVALSGDAATLAADPALRRTYLGL